The genomic segment ATTGTAACTAAGTCCCTAAGAATTAAAACAATCACCTTCGGGCTCAGATCGAGTTTTTTTCTCCTTGAGATAACTATATGCCTTTGAATACATATTTAATTATtgatctatttgtgttccccttagtctattgtattctcatgtttgtgaattcTGAATTCTCGTACACttgaaatcttaggggttgtctttagatcgcACTAAGTTTTTTTATGGCCTGACTAATTAATTTTAGTCAATATCTTTAGTTCGCCTAATtgcgttatacctgttaggaacaGAGCctcggacctggtcgtatccaggcatttttagtctgcttaatagcattgtacttGTTAAGAaccaggcctcagacctggttatatccatggGTTTTGTGTTAGAAACTCCtcaacttagttcgtattcagaATTATTTTGAGAATCTGAGCTTTAAAaagctgttgaataatcaatttttccaaactctatgTTTCAAACTTTATCCAAATACGCAGAACTTTTTTCAAGCATTATCCAAATACGATGAACTCTTTTAAAAGCTatcttcggttatgtgccccccaagcaacaagaaattataaatgttctaggttgcttttacaaaatgagcctacgataataaatgacaaaattgattacgtaataatccaattgttattaaaatgaaatggCTTTAGCCTTACATGaacaatatttcaaaaaatattaaagacaacaaaattattgatagtacttttttgaggtgtagggcattctaggtccgtggaactatttctccacttaaccAGGCTAGCCTAAAGGCCCCTTTGCGTAGGATCTCCATGATATGTTATATTCCTTACTAGTTCATCCCTAACACATTGTCCTTGGGATCTTTTACCTTcgagttgaagtaacgagtgattttctactgataatgggcgagctacaATTGTGAAGCTTCTTGTTTTTCCTCGATTAGATCAAGGAACGCAAGGAGTAGCTCATGGTTCTGATCTCGATAAAAGGTTTTGTGTCTATGGATCATCACCAGCGCCTCAATCGAGAGCATAGCCTAgcttccaaaggtcagagaaaaaggggtatgtcccgtggaggttcaatgtgaggttctataggcccagagtacttgcgggagctgctcgggccatagtcCCATGGCTTCATCTAATCCCTTATTTAAACTTGTGTTAGGGTCTTgtttacggcctcgacctgcccattagtcTGTGGGTGTGCTATCGAcaaaaaactcttggttatgtcatatttttcacaaaagtttgtgaagagatcgctatcgaattgagttcTATTGTCAAACACGATATTTTTtgggagcccaaatcgacatatgatatttctTACGACAAAATCTAAGACTCTCTTCAAGGTAATGGTTGCTAGAGGTTTGGCCTCCACCCACTTTTTGAAGTAATCGTTGGCGACAATAGCATAACAAACTACTCCTTTTCCCCTTGGCAAAGAACTAATCatgtcaattccccatactacaaaCGGCCAAGGGGATcagatcatggttagctcaacGGGAGTTGCTCAAGAAATAATGGCAAagcattggcatttgtcacatttctgcacgtacgagatcgagtcctttgtcagccaaaaatagccttgtctcAATACCTTCAGAGacaggtttttccccccagcatggtctccgcagaagccttcgtgtatttcttgcaagataggTTGTGCTTCCTTGAGCAGGTTACACTGTAGGAAGGGTAGcgaatgccctcgtcgatatagaatcccttcaaccataagATATCGCAGAGCTTGATATAGTAGCTTTCTTGCGCCTTTTCGATCATCGGGTAACTTTCCAGTTGTCAGATACTCCTCTATGGGGGTCATTCAAgtcagttttatgtcaatcattccgacctcaacTATTTCTGCTATTATgcttgggctttccaagaactccatcgGAAATACGTTTAGTGTatccgcctctttggtggtagcaagatgagccaaagcatcaacattggaattctggtcatggggtacttgttcaacggagctaaactcaaattcagacaactcGAATGTAACCTTGGctaagtaggccaccatcttgataccgcgagcttggtattctcccaatatttGATTGACTACGAActaggaatcactataacattggatcaccTTTGCTTTTAGCTCTTTCACCACCCTTAGCCTTGCCAATAAGGCTTCATActtggcttcgttgttggatgctttgaatccaaacatgagagctgtatggaatcaatgcccttcaggtgagattaaaattatcctaGCTCCTGATCTGTTTTCATTAGAGGTTCAATCAacaaatattttccacaactcctgcaccggTTCTCTAATTGGCTCATCCAGAAAGTCCGTGCACTCGGCCACAAAGTAAgcgagggcttgactcttgattgttgtgcatggcatatataatatctcgaactggttgagttcTATGGTCCACTTCAGTACGTCccaacgttttaggtttttgcaaaacctgccttaaaggttggtcagttaaTACATGGATAGTGTGGGACTAAAAATATTgtatgagcttccttgaagccaaaataagacaaAACGGGAGCTTTTCTGTTAATCGATATCGGGACTCGGCTCTGAGAAGtattttacttacataatacactagTTTCTACGCCCGATTTTCCTCTCGAACTAAAATTGCACTGAccgcattttctgtcacggccagATACAGAAACAAACATTCTCCAGATGTCGATTTTGATAGTATGGGAGGTTCAGCCAGGTGAGATTTTAGATCATGAAATCACTATtcacattcttcggtccactcgaacttcttgtttcctctgagcaagttgtaaaatgggagacacttgttagtggattttgaaacaaagTGGTTTAGAgttgccacctttccagttaaactttgtacttccttccgcgacctaggcgaaagcatttctaacaatgataagattttctctggatttgcctctattccgccctgtgttgactataaaccccagaaactttcctgacgaaactccaaaagtgcacttctaagAATTTAACTTCATGCCGTACCTCCTTAGTACGCCAAAACACTCTTccaggtcagatacatggttactggcagtctttgatttaacgagcatatcatcaacatacacctccatgttttctCGATCTGGTTAGCAaatattttgttgactaatcgttggtacATAACACttacattcttcagcccgaatatcataactttgtagcagtatacattatgctcagtcatgaagttggtatgctcttggtctagaaggttcatcgcgatctagttatatccagaatacgcatccatgaaagacatgagctcgtgaccgtcagtggcgtctaccaattggtgaattctaggtaatgggaaacattccttaggacaggccttgttgagatcggagaaatcaatgcaagttctccacttcccgatTGGATTCAGGACCAAAACGAGATTAGCatcccagatcgggtattttgcttccctaaTAAATTCTCATTTAAGTAGGCAAGCTTCTTTCTCTTCTAATGCTTTCGATCATACTCTCCCCAAAATccttcatttttgggactttgcagacacgttcttgtccaagttcaaagtatgcattattatactcggattaattcccaccatatcttcatgtgaccaggcaaagccGTCTAGGTTCTTCCTCAAGAATTttaccagctccttcttcctttcagctccaagatttttcccaaattTTACAACTCTTAAAGGCACTACACCAAAAACTATTTTCCACAACACATAATTATAAGTCTTTtgaaaatgtgttataatatataCTATGTAAAAAGTGGTGAAGTAATACAAAAAGCGGCAAATAAAAGAATAAGTGGCAAATGAAAAGATGAAATtcccaaaaaaagaaaaagacaaaaagcggcaaatgaaaaaaaaagcggCATATTTTAATAATTCACACTAACTCTCTTTCCCTCACTTTTGATTGTTTCCATTTGACCACACAAAGAAAACCCTAGTCATTATCTCTTCAGTTTTTTCCCCACGGATCATGAGTTCTCCCTTCTCTATCATTTCCCACCGATGGTacacaaagggtcatagcctttcttcttttcattctctAACTTTCTTCTGCTCCACCACCACCACTTCGCCATGGCTAGGGCTTCAATCATGCTTGATTTCTTCAGCATGGAGAGGGATCAATCCTCTTCCAAATCTCAAAACCAGACGTCTTTTCAATGTCAACGAAGCTTTCCAGGTCACTATCTTCTCTTCCTCTTCTCCAATTTTTACTtgccttttattattatttttatttctagCATTCATAAAGTCATTtccatgattattcttgaggtTCTGAAATCTGGGATTGCGAACTGGAAATTGGACATTAATGGCCTTTTGTTTGATATATTAAAGAAATTGTTTTGGTTCCTTTCTAGCACCAAATCAGATCATATATTTTGTCTTCCTTTGGCTTTTTTTGTGCCTAATGCTACCAGGTATCCATTCGTTCCTTCATTCGCttataaaaatatacatatatattagccaaaaattaaaaattaacaagTGTTGTTCTATATATGTGTATCTTTATAGTGGAATATCATAAGTGCTTTGATTGATAGTGTTCAATAGCTTTACCTTATTCCATTAGTAATTATATGGATTTTAGAGCCTAGACCACTTGCAtccctaaaaataaattaataaaaaaattgtggAGTCATTATAACAATGGtgtctttttattctattgtacATTTGGAATATGTTTCTCCTCTTTTATGGTGTAAACATACTCCATTGATCATGAAGTGGAGTAGTATTTTGTTCTAACTTGTAACACTAAAATGCTGGAGAATATAACTGAATATGCACATAGCTTGAATTTAATCTTTGCCAATATTTACTTTTAATTTTGGCATATGTTCCTCTATCCTATAAGCACTTTCttattttatgaaaaattgtGCTAAAAGGCTTTTAAACGAGAGGAGATTGTAAACAAGTTCCACAACGTGACAGAACAAATTGAAGCGACATTATGTGAGATTCCATACAAGAAATTAGCTATATCTAACGAAGTTCGGGAACAGGTAATTCTTCAACCCAATAAAGTTTTTAGTTTCACATATTGTCATTTCATAGTGTACATTACATCATGTTTTACTCAATTTTCAAGTAATTAAGGAATGGGTAATCataatttaattttgtttcaGATTGAACTCGTGCATTCCCAATTCAGAAGAGCAAAAGAGAGAACATAATCACTTGACTCGCAGCTAGATCAGGATTTAATCAAGGCAGAGAAAGTAGATGACCCTGACCCTGTAATTCTGAAAAGACTTACAGACAAGCTGCATCTCATGACGATCAATGACCTTAAAAGAGAGTCAGTTGCTTTCCATGAAATGTTTATCACAAGTGATGAAGTTCCAGGGGACTCATTTCAAAAGATGCCGTCCTTGCTTAACAAGTTAATGGAGTATGTACTACTAGAGAACCCAGCAAATGATGCCCCTGAAAGTGATAAGGACTTGGTTAAGCACAGATCTCCTGTTATTCCAGATGATTTTAGGTGCCCAATATCACTTGAGTTGATGAAAGACCCTGTGATTGTCTCCACTGGACATGTAATAATATCAAGCCACTGCCTTCACAGATTATAACATGTGTATATTGAcaatcattttaattttaattgtctAACCTTTTTGCAGACATATGAAAGATCCTGTATTCAAAAGTGGATAGACATACCTGGCAGTACCAGGGATTGCGTGTCCTCATCCAGTAACAGGTCTACTCTAGTTATCCATTTTCTCAAGTAGGACtagttatttttatattttaatataatgaagAAATCTACTTTTAGGTTGGTGATTTATGGCTTGTTCGGAGATTCAAATGGCTGTAAAGAATGAAGATTATGTAACTATATTTGTGTCTAAGATATGGAAAGACAGTCACTTAACATTTTCAGTATGCGACTTCTAGGGGCTTAGGTTTGTTTTCTATATACTTAATTTCTCTGCCAGAACATTATTTTGCTATAGGACATAATTTCTTTTAGGCATataaatcaatataattaatgCTCAATGCCCTTGGTATgcaaatgtgtatatatatatatatttatatacaagaGAAAGTTTAATTGAGTTCAAATATATCACTGAGAATTTTGTTGCTGTAGATGGAaatgcttgattttttttttttttacttttggtaATTGGGATGATGGTGGTAAGTTTAAAGATGTGGCTTGCAAATGATGGAAATTATATAGAACTTAACTGGTTTATAGCTTGGAAACAAAGAGAACAAATTGTTGACTTTCAATTGCCATTTGAGATTTTCGGGGCTGTGCAACAAAAGTGAGCACCATTTTGTTATGACTTCATTCAATTTTTAGATGCATAAGTCCAAACTTAATCtaatatgttgaaaaaataatttatttaagttCTTACTAGAAAACTTGATTATGGGATTGGATTCTTAGTTGAGTGACTCATTTTAGTTTGAAACTTTATGAAGTTAAGATTAAGTTTTATACAACAATGCTTATGGTTTAAGACAATAAAAAAATCTGCACTCCATATGTTTGGTGAAATACCTTAGAGACATAATATAGAGTATTGATGTTAATGTTACACATTAATTCAAAAGTTCAAGTGCTTTCTTCTTTCTTTATTTCTATTATACATACTTTTCTATAGTTTTCTTCATTATAGGCTTATTGTTTACCGAACAATTTTTTTCTTCGCCATTGTTATATAGTGGTATATGTttctttcatttattattttatttgtcaTAGAGGcattgtgtttttattttttggcTTAGTTTCCTATATATCATTTCACTTTTAGCAATTGGTGAAATTACTAGTAGTGAATAGAAGCCTCTTTTGTCTTAGAAGCAGGCAGTCCATCTCGTCTCTAGCTACACCAAAAAGCGATATTGGTTTGTgatttttctctataaatatttgTAATCAATTATGACTCTTAACATAATATGTTTGTTATAATGCCTCTAAGAAGCTtgtataaaaaaatatcaaatttgttgcttGTGTTGTGTACCAAAAGTAAAATATTTCTTGCTCAAGATGTGATATTTTTCACCAATGTGTATGATGTGTATGTGACATCATGAATATTTAACTTGTTGATTTACATTGTTTATGAATATTTTGCTAAAGAGGTTTatcaaattcataattaaattTTCTCAAagatgtatgtttattttattattggattctatgtttttttttttggagatttttTGCTTCATTTGTTATGTAACctaattatacatatattttgAGACATATAGCCATAAATGTAGCGTATTAAGCTTTTGGTTTGAGCAAGTGTTGATGGAATGTACTTGAAGCATATATAATAGCTATTTTTGGCCAGCCATTATGTTGCTATTGCCAAGTCACACAATTCTTGCCATATTTTACATTTCTTGCTTTTGACTAAAACTTGGTACATTCTACCTTGTGTTTGAAATGGTAGTGGTTTTTATTTTTCATCATATATTGgctacatttaatttaattttttatagcttgtatatgtgtatttataaaaCTTTTCATCCCATGCCCCACAAATGGAACATGCAATTTTCATAGACAATAGTATAGGATTTGTTTATTCTTTTAACATATATGAGTGTCTTCAGTTTAAAACATTACTTCTTGAGACATTATTACAACAATTTTTTTCTAGTTATGTTGATTAATGACTTTCACAGtttcttctttggttttgtaAGATTTCTTGCTGAATTATGATTGATTTGGAATTTCCAATCAATGTATTTTATGTTTGTTTCATGACTGTTCTTTGGGTGGCCATTATTTCTATCGCAATGGTGGTTTCATGCCATTTTATTGAATTATGATATTTGCCTGACAATGTCTTCTTCTTTTTGAATGTTTACAAGTAAAATGTGCTAGAATCATGTATGTTTCTtttacttattattataattttttttgccttttttatttatttgtttgttctTTACTTGTGgtttaataatatagacttgtgctCGGTTTTAATATCTTTATAGTTCATTCTAGTTAACTAGGAGAAGTGGTATTAGTGATGTGACTCCATGGATTTTGGTATTGTGAAGTAGAACAAGTCAATATTTACAGTAAGTTAAAGTCACTAATTCTTATTGCAGAGCTAAAACAATGACATTATTTTGGACCTTTATAGTCTGTTTAATAAAGTATGTAATTGTCTGTTCAGTAATCCTCCCCCCTCCAAAAAAATAGAACTCGGAATGAATAAAGTCTGTCTAGTCAACTTATTTGGTTTAAGTGTGAAAGTGTATCtgttagtattattattatttttttcatttttatcaaTGCTTTATTTGtgctatttattttctcttacaGCTTGGTGGAGGTTATCTATTTGGGTTGCCTTTGGGGTTCGTTGCTGATTCTATTGGTGCAACAATTGGTGCTACAGCTGAATTTATTCTTGGTAGAACAGTGAGTATTGTAGACCATAGTTTTCTTTAAGGatgattaattttttaattttctttaactaGACTTAAGATGCTTGCAAGTTGAAAGTTCTTGTCATATATTAGACCATATTTTTCCTcatttattgtgtttagttttaaTATTTGATTATAGATGCTTGCCTTATATTGAGCTCTAATTTCAGAAAATAAGAGAACTTCACTGGTTATAGAAGGATTTTACATGACCAAACCAATGTTTGATTAGCTTATATTTGATTATACTCAGTTTGATTAGCTTAATGGTCCATTGATtgtgaagaaaacataaaaacTAAATTCTTCTTTTGCTCATTTTGGATATAGCATGCTCTCTTTTATGTTAGCAGACTTCCAAATCTTTGAAGTTAGAACCTTCTTTGTTTACTCTATGCAAGTAGGATATGATCTTCTGATCCAAACCAATAGTAATTCAATCTAGAAGTTAGTTGTACCAAACTAGTTTTTTAAGCTGTTGGTCTCGACAGAGTTGTTAATTAGTTGTGGTGCTTAAGTATAGATGACTGTTTGATCTTATATGTGTTTCTAGTTTTGGTTGTTGTGGTGGTATTGTTTTTGTACCAGTGGTAGTAAggagttatttaaatatttataacttgatTAGTGTGCATTAATATAATTAGGGGTGTGCATAACATGGTTCTCTTGTTCTGTTTTGATAAATGTTCCTTGCATATTAAACTACACATTGTGGAATGTGTCcagtatataatataaaatattcaaAAGCAGCATGCTCAAGTGGTAGATTAAGTAAATCTTGCTGTCTAGGTTATGGAATctcattaattataaattaaaattgttaCTATGTCAAAGGAATTAAAATACACATTGTGGAATGTGTGTTcagtatataatataaaatatatgctcAAGTGGCAGGCTAAGTGTGAGTAAGGGTGTAGTAATTTTGTTTCTTATGTGTATTGTTTAGGCTCCTCCAGTTTATCTACCAGAAAGAAACTTGCCTCCACCTCCTGCATATGTGATGAACAACCTGGTGACTGAAACCAACCAATATGTATCAACACCATCCACCCCAGAAATtgatatgctatgttatgtttggTTCTTGTGGGCTTCTTACTTAGGGATAGTTCAAAAGTGTTCTtcttctttgtattttttttatctgAAAGCATGCTGTATAAACTTTATTGCATGGTCCTCTCTTGATGATGCCTTGTCTTatgtttttataagtattttttcGTTGAAACAAAAGCTGTCTTGGAGTTGTTCCTTGAGTCACTGCCATGTGCATCTTGTTCAATACATTCAGTGACTTGAAGGTATGTCCTTGTTTGACTTCAGTTGATTAGTGAATAATATTGTAAAGTTTGGCAAAAATGCAGATTGATACCACTAGTAATTTTGCTGACTTTGAACTTCTCTTTTGCAGCTTTTTTTTGCTGACTTTGAACTTCTCTTTTGCAAAAATGCAGACATATGAGTAAATTGAGTTATTATTGTAGCTTTTTTTTAATCAGCTTTGGCTGACCTCCAGTTTTGGGCTTTTGTTTTGCTTGTTTCTTAGTTTTAGCTCTCGGACTTGgaaattgtgataatcaagccgtGACCCAATTTTTGTTTAAATCCTTTGATGCTTTCCTCATATTAATCTAGATTTTAGGATTCTCATCTTTAATagctgaactttttttttttcttttggcaaAAGTgacatgttttatgttatattttgGGGCATGTTATTGTTCAGTTGAAGGTGAAAGGGTTTGAAATACAAAGAGAATTCCCATTACTAATGGAATAGTAGTCTAATTTGTAGTTAAGGCCTTTATATTGCTTCATAATTTACTGTCATATGGGAACAACAACAAAAGGCTGAAAGATTTCATAATTTGTAATTT from the Humulus lupulus chromosome X, drHumLupu1.1, whole genome shotgun sequence genome contains:
- the LOC133804785 gene encoding U-box domain-containing protein 12-like, which produces MTINDLKRESVAFHEMFITSDEVPGDSFQKMPSLLNKLMEYVLLENPANDAPESDKDLVKHRSPVIPDDFRCPISLELMKDPVIVSTGHTYERSCIQKWIDIPGSTRDCVSSSSNRLVIYGLFGDSNGCKE